The following coding sequences lie in one Arachis ipaensis cultivar K30076 chromosome B05, Araip1.1, whole genome shotgun sequence genomic window:
- the LOC107641364 gene encoding alkane hydroxylase MAH1-like, with the protein MAMFFYPAIITIIASILYLVHHGRRRRCKTPLSNDWPILGMLPQLLWNFFQIHDFLAHTINKQGGTAEFMGPWFTKMNYLVTRDPMNAHHILSKRFEDYVKGADFREVFAAFGDGIVAADSEKWKDMRSLFHSLFKHKSFEVLLEKTIQKKLQNSLLPILSNLCEETTVDLQDLFCRFTFDNISSLGLGFDPNSLSIEFPVVEAKKAFDQIQECILYRHGVPRSVWKLQEWLQIGEEKKMAKACRVFDNFLCTLIASKLEELSERETNNNHQVDESVLHQFDSLLEVVTRDEARRDEKFLRDSAFNLFVAGKDTIASALTWFFWLVATHPLVEAKILEEIREVFGANDGEQYRILGMVDAKKLVYLHGALCEVLRLFPPIPLERKQPMKADVLPSGHHVDSDTNIIFSFYAMGRSEEIWGKDCLEFKPERWISEKGGIIHVPSYKFISFNAGPRTCLGKDMSFIQMKMVTSAILRHYCVHLVEDHPRVIPSLSIALLMKNGLKVKITKRENIDSFK; encoded by the coding sequence atGGCCATGTTTTTCTATCCAGCCATAATAACAATAATTGCATCAATCCTATACCTTGTTCATCACGGCAGAAGACGGCGTTGCAAAACTCCACTCTCCAACGATTGGCCAATCCTTGGCATGTTACCGCAACTTCTTTGGAACTTCTTCCAAATCCATGACTTCTTGGCGCACACCATCAACAAACAAGGCGGTACTGCGGAGTTCATGGGACCTTGGTTTACCAAAATGAACTATTTGGTAACTAGAGATCCCATGAACGCGCACCATATACTAAGCAAAAGGTTCGAAGATTATGTAAAAGGGGCCGATTTTCGCGAGGTTTTCGCCGCTTTTGGCGACGGTATTGTCGCCGCGGATTCAGAAAAATGGAAGGACATGAGGTCTTTGTTCCATTCTTTGTTCAAACACAAAAGCTTCGAGGTTTTGTTAGAGAAAACTATTCAGAAGAAACTTCAAAATAGCTTGCTTCCGATATTATCAAATCTTTGTGAAGAGACTACGGTGGACCTGCAAGATCTCTTTTGTAGATTCACATTTGATAATATAAGCtcgttagggttagggtttgatcCCAATTCCCTTTCAATTGAATTCCCTGTTGTTGAAGCTAAGAAGGCTTTCGACCAAATCCAAGAATGCATTCTTTACCGACACGGAGTGCCGAGAAGTGTTTGGAAGCTTCAAGAATGGCTTCAAATCGGCGAAGAGAAGAAGATGGCGAAAGCATGCAGAGTTTTTGACAATTTTCTATGCACTCTTATAGCATCTAAGCTTGAAGAACTAAGCGAAAGAGAAACTAATAATAATCATCAAGTTGATGAAAGTGTTCTTCATCAATTTGATAGCTTGCTTGAGGTGGTTACAAGAGACGAAGCGCGACGCGACGAAAAGTTCTTAAGAGATTCAGCATTCAATCTTTTTGTAGCCGGAAAAGATACAATTGCTTCGGCTCTTACCTGGTTCTTTTGGCTCGTCGCTACGCATCCGTTAGTGGAAGCTAAGATTCTTGAAGAAATTCGAGAAGTTTTTGGCGCTAATGACGGAGAACAGTACAGAATTTTAGGCATGGTGGATGCCAAGAAGCTAGTTTATCTCCACGGCGCTTTGTGTGAAGTTTTAAGACTTTTCCCTCCAATACCTCTGGAGCGCAAGCAGCCTATGAAAGCTGATGTGCTTCCAAGTGGACATCATGTGGATTCGGATACAAATATTATATTTTCTTTCTACGCAATGGGGAGAAGTGAAGAAATTTGGGGGAAGGATTGCTTGGAGTTCAAGCCAGAGAGATGGATATCTGAAAAAGGAGGAATAATTCATGTgccttcttacaagtttattagttttaatgcAGGACCAAGGACTTGTTTGGGTAAGGATATGTCTTTCATTCAAATGAAGATGGTTACATCTGCTATTTTGCGCCACTATTGTGTACATTTGGTGGAGGATCATCCTCGAGTTATCCCAAGCCTTTCAATTGCGCTTCTAATGAAGAATGGTTTGAAGGTTAAGATAACAAAAAGAGAAAACATTGATTCATTTAAATAG